One Oncorhynchus masou masou isolate Uvic2021 chromosome 27, UVic_Omas_1.1, whole genome shotgun sequence genomic window carries:
- the LOC135515885 gene encoding podocalyxin-like translates to METKMRITWALLPLGFLLHCTHADPAQTTYNSSTLFNTPTSEDNISTIHTPVSDPATNSTQNDTSADAVTSSRLTSETGTKLASLIVSSVATLSTSTVGRSSGNVVSNTMTIAELDSTSSTGAHTQTTTSSTGAHTQTTTSSTRAHTQTTTSSSGTHTQTTAQFPSSSGTLTQPTTSSTGTHTTAQFTSSSGTHTQTTAQFTSSSGTLTQTTTSSTGTPHSTAVTPVGGRHTPILTTPWSRSSSPSQQPSTSSPVGSGSSFAITTTRAQGGMVLTTMAETTTTTATTTSPPKSFMFVMSKRNEENHEKKDLEALCRHLMSQMHDANCTLAARENNGQTTVDSVVITGKVDNAVVQQYYEEITRKQSDNMTLIAILASCGALLAMIVGFALYAAYHRKSYRKNHQHHLTEEMQTVENGYHDNPTLEVMEVQPEMQEKKVALNGEFNDSWIVPIDNLLKEDMPDEEDTHL, encoded by the exons ATGGAAACGAAAATGCGAATCACGTGGGCACTTCTTCCACTTG GTTTTCTACTTCACTGTACTCATGCTGATCCAGCACAAACAACCTATAACTCTTCAACTCTCTTCAACACGCCAACTTCAGAGGACAACATATCCACAATCCACACCCCTGTTTCTGATCCAGCCACCAACTCCACTCAAAATGACACTTCCGCCGATGCAGTTACCTCCTCCAGGCTAACCAGTGAGACCGGGACTAAACTAGCCAGCCTTATCGTATCAAGTGTGGCGACACTGAGCACCTCTACCGTTGGGAGGTCCAGTGGTAATGTGGTGTCCAACACCATGACTATTGCTGAACTGGACTCCACTAGCTCCACCGGAGCCCACACCCAGACCACCACTAGCTCCACCGGAGCCCACACCCAGACCACCACTAGCTCCACCAGAGCCCACACCCAGACCACCACTAGCTCCTCCGGAACCCACACCCAGACCACCGCGCAATTCCCTAGCTCCTCAGGAACCCTCACCCAGCCCACCACAAGCTCCACCGGAACCCACACCACCGCGCAATTCACTAGCTCCTCAGGAACCCACACCCAGACCACCGCGCAATTCACTAGCTCCTCAGGAACCCTCACCCAGACCACCACTAGCTCCACCGGAACGCCTCACTCCACTGCAG TCACACCGGTGGGTGGGCGACATACTCCAATCCTTACAACCCCATGGTCAAGGTCGTCCTCTCCATCCCAGCAACCTTCCACATCCAGCCCAGTGGGTTCAGGAAGCAGTTTTGCTATCACCACAACCCGTGCACAGGGAGGAATGGTGTTAACAACCATGGCTGAGACTACAACCACGACGGCCACTACCACAAGTCCTCCCAAGAGCTTTATG TTTGTCATGTCCAAAAGAAATGAAGAG AATCATGAGAAGAAGGACCTGGAGGCGCTGTGTCGACACCTGATGTCTCAAATGCACGACGCTAACTGTACTCTGGCTGCGAGAGAGAACAACGGACAAACCACCGTTGACAGTGTGGTAATTACCGGCAAAG TGGACAACGCTGTCGTCCAGCAATACTATGAGGAAATCACCAGA AAACAAAGTGACAACATGACCCTGATTGCCATTTTGGCGTCCTGCGGAGCTCTGCTGGCCATGATTGTAGGCTTCGCCCTTTACGCCGCATACCACCGCAAGTCCTATCGGAAGAACCACCAA caccacctgacagaggagatgcAGACGGTGGAGAATGGTTACCACGACAACCCCACGTTGGAGGTGATGGAGGTGCAGCCGGAGATGCAGGAGAAGAAGGTGGCCCTGAATGGAGAGTTCAACGACAGCTGGATTGTCCCCATCGACAACCTGCTCAAAGAAGACATGCCAGATGAGGAGGACACTCACCTGTAG
- the LOC135515888 gene encoding zinc finger protein RFP-like gives MATSSSLLSEEQFLCSICLDVFTEPVSIPCGHNFCKACITKYWDTSDLCQCPMCKNTFDKRPDLFVNTFISEMAAQFRQTVEVKATSSPDQCSAMIVEVSCDICTGMKLKALKSCLVCQTSYCETHLEPHQRVAALKRHKLINPVENLEDRTCKKHERLLELFCRSDQTCLCVLCLKADHMTHDTVLLEEEYGERKAQLGKTEAEVQQMIQERLKKVQEIKHSVDLSKREAEREISDSVQVFTALVHSIERSQAELIEVIEEKLKATERQAEGFIKELEQEITELQRRSTEVEQLSHTEDHLHLLQSFPFLCTPPPTKDWSEISVHSDLCVGTVMRAVSQLEETLNKQMEKLPEVKLKRIQQYAVDVTLDPDTAHPKLILSEDGKQVRHGGTQLYKPYNPKRFDRALNVLGQEGFSSGRFYYEVNVQVKTTWTLGVARESINRKEKITKTPFHGFWAVVLRDECKFSACTSPRVPLYLRKKPQKVGVFVDYEEGQVSFYDVEARSLIYSFTGCSFTGKLYPFLGPGNDKNGNFVPLIISPVNHTD, from the coding sequence ATGGCCACCTCCAGCAGTCTCCTGTCTGAAGAGCAGTTCCTGTGTTCTATCTGTCTGGATGTGTTCACTGAGCCAGTCTCTATTCCATGTGGACACAATTTCTGCAAGGCCTGTATCACAAAGTACTGGGATACCAGTGACCTGTGCCAGTGTCCCATgtgtaaaaatacatttgataagAGACCAGATCTGTTCGTCAATACTTTCATTTCTGAGATGGCTGCTCAGTTCAGACAGACAGTTGAAGTGAAAGCTACCAGCAGCCCGGACCAATGCTCTGCCATGATAGTAGAAGTGTCCTGTGACATCTGCACTGGGATGAAGCTCAAGGCCCTGAAGTCCTGTCTGGTGTGTCAGACCTCTTACTGTGAGACTCACCTGGAGCCTCATCAGAGAGTCGCAGCCTTAAAGAGACACAAGCTGATCAACCCTGTGGAGAACCTGGAAGACAGGACGTGTAAGAAGCATGAGAGACTCCTGGAGCTGTTCTGTAGGAGTGACCAGACATGTCTTTGTGTCTTGTGCTTGAAAGCAGACCACATGACTCATGACACTGTCCTTCTAGAGGAAGAGTATGGAGAGAGGAAGGCTCAGTTGGGGAAGACTGAGGCAGAAGTGCAGCAGATGATCcaggagagactgaagaaggtTCAGGAGATCAAACACTCAGTAGATCTCagcaagagagaggcagagagagagatatcagaCAGTGTACAGGTCTTCACTGCTCTGGTTCACTCCATTGAGAGAAGTCAGGCTGAGCTCATTGAGGTGATTGAGGAGAAGCTGAAAGCAACAGAGAGGCAGGCTGAAGGGTTCATTAAAGAACTGGAGCAGGAAatcactgagctacagaggagaagcactgaggtggagcagctctcacacactgaggaccacctccacctcctacaGAGCTTCCCATTCCTCTGCACCCCTCCACCCACCAAGGACTGGTCTGAGATCAGTGTTCACAGTGATCTGTGTGTGGGGACTGTGATGAGAGCTGTGTCTCAACTGGAGGAGACACTGAATAAACAGATGGAGAAGCTGCCTGAAGTCAAACTGAAGAGGATTCAGCAGTATGCAGTGGATGTGACTCTGGATCCTGATACAGCACATCCCAAACTCATCCTTTCTGAAGATGGGAAACAGGTGAGACATGGAGGCACACAACTTTATAAACCTTATAATCCAAAGAGGTTTGACAGAGCTTTAAATGTCCTAGGACAGGAGGGTTTCTCCTCTGGGAGATTTTACTATGAGGTGAATGTTCAGGTGAAAACTACATGGACTTTAGGAGTGGCCAGAGAGTCCATCAACAGGAAGGAGAAGATCACAAAGACACCATTTCATGGATTCTGGGCTGTGGTCCTAAGGGATGAATGTAAGTTCTCCGCCTGTACCTCCCCCCGTGTCCCCTTATACCTGAGAAAAAAGCCCCAGAAGGTGGGGGTGTTTGTGGATTATGAGGAGGGTCAGGTCTCCTTTTAtgatgtggaggccaggtctctTATCTACTCTTTCACTGGCTGCAGCTTCACTGGGAAACTCTATCCATTCCTTGGCCCTGGCAATGATAAAAATGGAAACTTTGTCCCTCTGATCATCTCTCCTGTCAATCACACAGACTGA
- the LOC135515890 gene encoding nuclear transcription factor Y subunit beta-like isoform X1, producing the protein MEEDRSTTDASQLTLGISGEYMSGGYVLQSQDDDGEESLNDHDDGGMKENFREQDIYLPIANVARIMKNGIPQTGKVTMIAKDAKECVQECVSEFISFITSEASERCHQEKRKTINGEDILFAMSTLGFDMYLEPLKLYLQKFREAMKGEKGIPGVSVGEGLGEELTDDSFTNQLPAGIITADGQQQNVMVYTTSYQQIPGVQQIQFS; encoded by the exons ATGGAAGAAGACCGTTCCACCACCGACGCCTCCCAGCTAACGTTAGGCATCTCTGGAGAATACATGTCAGGAGGGTATGTGCTCCAGTCTCAAGATG atgatggagaggagagtctGAACGACCATGATGACGGGGGCATGAAAGAGAACTTCCGGGAGCAGGACATCTACCTCCCCATCGCTAACGTGGCACGCATCATGAAGAACGGCATCCCACAGACCGGGAAGGtaaccatg aTAGCGAAAGACGCCAAGGAGTGTGTGCAGGAGTGTGTGAGCGAGTTCATCAGCTTCATCACGTCGGAGGCCAGTGAGCGCTGCCACCAGGAGAAAAGGAAGACCATCAACGGAGAGGACATCCTGTTTGCCATGTCAACCCTGGGATTCGACATGTACTTGGAGCCTCTCAAACTCTACCTGCAGAAGTTCAGAGAG GCAATGAAGGGGGAGAAGGGAATCCCAGGTGTGTCGGTGGGAGAAGGCCTGGGGGAGGAGCTTACAGACGATAGCTTCA CGAATCAACTGCCAGCCGGAATTATAACAGCCGACGGCCAACAGCAGAACGTCATGGTGTACACCACCTCATATCAACAG ATTCCTGGCGTGCAGCAGATCCAGTTCTCATGA
- the LOC135515890 gene encoding nuclear transcription factor Y subunit beta-like isoform X2: MEEDRSTTDASQLTLGISGEYMSGGYVLQSQDDDGEESLNDHDDGGMKENFREQDIYLPIANVARIMKNGIPQTGKIAKDAKECVQECVSEFISFITSEASERCHQEKRKTINGEDILFAMSTLGFDMYLEPLKLYLQKFREAMKGEKGIPGVSVGEGLGEELTDDSFTNQLPAGIITADGQQQNVMVYTTSYQQIPGVQQIQFS; this comes from the exons ATGGAAGAAGACCGTTCCACCACCGACGCCTCCCAGCTAACGTTAGGCATCTCTGGAGAATACATGTCAGGAGGGTATGTGCTCCAGTCTCAAGATG atgatggagaggagagtctGAACGACCATGATGACGGGGGCATGAAAGAGAACTTCCGGGAGCAGGACATCTACCTCCCCATCGCTAACGTGGCACGCATCATGAAGAACGGCATCCCACAGACCGGGAAG aTAGCGAAAGACGCCAAGGAGTGTGTGCAGGAGTGTGTGAGCGAGTTCATCAGCTTCATCACGTCGGAGGCCAGTGAGCGCTGCCACCAGGAGAAAAGGAAGACCATCAACGGAGAGGACATCCTGTTTGCCATGTCAACCCTGGGATTCGACATGTACTTGGAGCCTCTCAAACTCTACCTGCAGAAGTTCAGAGAG GCAATGAAGGGGGAGAAGGGAATCCCAGGTGTGTCGGTGGGAGAAGGCCTGGGGGAGGAGCTTACAGACGATAGCTTCA CGAATCAACTGCCAGCCGGAATTATAACAGCCGACGGCCAACAGCAGAACGTCATGGTGTACACCACCTCATATCAACAG ATTCCTGGCGTGCAGCAGATCCAGTTCTCATGA